A stretch of the Lolium perenne isolate Kyuss_39 chromosome 3, Kyuss_2.0, whole genome shotgun sequence genome encodes the following:
- the LOC127341971 gene encoding reticulon-like protein B6 has translation MAEDAAHKPETLMEKIADKLHVGGDHHSSSSSDSDADERPRPSAPPAPAPAPAASEFATASFADTASVAAADAKDKMFRLFGRQQPIHKVLGGGKPADVFMWRNKNISAGVLGGATAVWIIFELLGYHLLAFLCHGLIFSLGILFLWSNASSFINKSPPQIPEVFIPEDLVVNIALSTRYEINRAFANLRQIALGRDTKKFLIVIVGLWLLSILGGCCNFLTLIYIVFVVLHTVPVLYEKYEDHIDSYGEKGWIEVKKQYAVFDAKVLSKVPRGPLKDKKN, from the exons ATGGCCGAGGACGCCGCCCACAAGCCGGAGACCCTGATGGAGAAGATCGCCGACAAGCTCCACGTCGGCGGCGACCAccactcctcctcctcgtccgacTCCGACGCCGACGAGCGCCCGCGCCCCTCGGCGCCGCCCGCCCCCGCCCCCGCACCCGCCGCCTCCGAGTTCGCCACCGCCTCCTTCGCCGACACCGCCTCCGTGGCCGCCGCCGATGCCAAGGACAAGATGTTCCGCCTCTTCGGCCGCCAGCAGCCCATCCACAAGGTCCTCGGCGGAGGCAAAC CTGCTGATGTGTTTATGTGGAGGAACAAGAACATCTCTGCTGGAGTACTAGGTGGTGCAACTGCAGTCTGGATCATTTTTGAATTGCTTGGCTACCATCTTTTGGCTTTCCTTTGCCATGGTCTCATATTCTCTCTGGGTATCCTTTTTCTCTGGTCTAACGCCTCATCATTCATTAACAA GTCTCCCCCACAGATCCCTGAGGTGTTCATCCCTGAAGATTTGGTTGTCAACATTGCACTATCTACACGTTATGAGATCAACAGAGCCTTTGCAAATCTTCGCCAGATAGCTCTTGGCCGTGACACAAAGAAGTTCCTTATT GTGATTGTTGGTCTATGGCTGCTGTCAATTCTCGGGGGTTGCTGCAACTTCTTGACCCTGATTTACATTG TTTTTGTAGTTCTGCACACAGTCCCAGTCCTGTATGAGAAGTATGAAGACCACATTGACTCCTATGGTGAGAAGGGGTGGATTGAGGTTAAGAAACAGTATGCTGTGTTCGATGCTAAGGTTCTGAGCAAAGTACCAAGGGGCCCCTTGAAGGACAAGAAGAATTAG
- the LOC127341970 gene encoding uncharacterized protein yields MEGKHMVMSAVGIGIGVGVGLGLASAPWAGGGSGGPARAGVTLERVEQELRRLVIDGKDSKVTFDEFPYYLSEQTRVVLTSAAYVHLKQAEISKYTRNLAPASRAILLSGPAELYQQMLAKALAHYFEAKILLLDPTDFLIKLHGKYGTGVSDQPVTRSISETTLEKMSGLLQSFTRAPQKEQSRGGMRRQNSMTEMKLRSSDSTNSLPKLRRNASTSSDLSSLSSQGPSSNSAPLRRASSWTFDEKILVQALYKVLHSVSKKTPIVLYIRDVEKFLHKSPKMYLLFEKLLTKLEGPVLLLGSRIVDMDFDDEDELDDRLSALFPYNIDIKPPENENRLVSWNSQLEEDMKIIQFQDNRNHITEVLAENDLECTDLSSICLSDTMGLSKYIEEIVVSAVSYHLMNNKDPEYRNGKLILSAKSLSHALEIFQENKMCDKDTMKLEKHTDASKIAEKGIAPSAAKLETKPATLLPPAAPAAAAPAPPESKTEPKKAENPPPPAKAPDVPPDNEFEKRIRPEVIPANEIGVSFEDIGALDDIKESLQELVMLPLRRPDLFKGGLLKPCRGILLFGPPGTGKTMLAKAIANEAQASFINVSMSTITSKWFGEDEKNVRALFTLAAKVSPTIIFVDEVDSMLGQRNRAGEHEAMRKIKNEFMTHWDGLLSRSDQKILVLAATNRPFDLDEAIIRRFERRIMVGLPSAQNREMIMRNLLSKEKVDEGLDFKEIATMTEGYSGSDLKNLCTTAAYRPVRELIQKERKKELEKKKLEQGGTPLDPSKIKEKEKEIVLRPLNMKDLKEAKNQVAASFAAEGSIMGELKQWNELYGEGGSRKKEQLTYFL; encoded by the exons ATGGAGGGGAAGCACATGGTGATGTCGGCGGTGGGGATCGGGATAGGCGTCGGCGTGGGGCTGGGGCTGGCGTCCGCGCCGTGGGCCGGCGGAGGGTCGGGAGGTCCGGCGCGGGCGGGGGTCACGCTGGAGCGGGTGGAGCAGGAGCTCCGCCGCCTCGTCATCGACGGCAAGGACAGCAAGGTCACCTTCGACGAGTTCCCATACTACCTCAG TGAGCAAACTCGTGTTGTGCTGACGAGCGCCGCCTATGTTCACCTGAAGCAAGCAGAGATCTCTAAGTACACCAGGAATCTCGCTCCAGCTAGCCGTGCCATCCTGCTGTCAGGCCCTGCAG AGCTTTACCAGCAGATGCTCGCCAAGGCGCTCGCGCACTATTTTGAAGCGAAAATCCTCTTGCTGGATCCTACAGATTTCCTCATAAAG CTTCATGGCAAATATGGAACTGGTGTCAGCGACCAG CCTGTTACAAGATCCATCTCTGAGACAACTCTGGAAAAGATGTCAGGATTACTCCAATCTTTTACGAGGGCTCCACAAAAGGAGCAATCCAGAG GAGGTATGCGTAGACAAAACAGTATGACAGAAATGAAATTAAG GAGCTCTGACAGTACGAACAGCTTGCCCAAGCTCAGAAGAAACGCATCTACTTCATCCGATTTGAGTAGCCTGTCATCGCAGGGCCCTTCAAGTAATTCAG CTCCTCTCAGACGTGCTAGCAGCTGGACCTTTGATGAGAAAATTTTGGTACAAGCGTTATACAAGGTTCTGCATTCAGTGTCTAAGAAGACCCCGATTGTCCTCTACATAAGAGATGTCGAAAAGTTTCTTCACAAATCCCCCAAGATGTATCTTTTGTTTGAAAAACTACTGACCAAGCTTGAAGGGCCGGTGCTACTCCTCGGCTCAAGAATTGTGGATATGGActttgatgatgaggatgagttggatGACAGGTTATCTGCTTTATTcccatataacatagacatcaagcCACCTGAAAATGAGAATCGCCTTGTAAGCTGGAACTCCCAGTTAGAAGAAGATATGAAGATTATTCAGTTTCAAGATAATCGGAACCATATTACAGAAGTTCTTGCAGAAAACGATCTTGAGTGTACTGATTTAAGCTCAATATGCTTATCTGATACAATGGGCCTTAGTAAATACATTGAGGAGATAGTGGTATCTGCAGTTTCTTACCACTTGATGAATAACAAAGACCCAGAGTACAGGAATGGAAAATTAATTCTATCTGCTAAAAG CTTGTCCCATGCATTGGAAATTTTTCAAGAGAACAAGATGTGCGATAAGGACACTATGAAGTTGGAAAAACATACTGACGCTTCAAAG ATTGCTGAAAAGGGAATTGCTCCAAGTGCCGCAAAATTGGAAACAAAACCTGCAACTTTGCTGCCACCAGCAGCTCCTGCCgccgctgctcctgctcctcctgaGAGCAAGACAGAACCAAAGAAAGCAGAGaatccacctccacccgcaaaaGCACCA GATGTGCCCCCAGACAATGAGTTCGAAAagcgcatcagaccagaagtcatACCTGCAAATGAAATTGGAGTTTCATTTGAGGATATTGGTGCATTGGATGACATCAAAGAATCCCTTCAAGAGCTTGTCATGCTACCTCTACGACGGCCTGATCTCTTCAAGGGGGGTCTCCTTAAGCCCTGTAGAGGTATATTACTCTTTGGTCCTCCTGGAACTGGGAAGACGATGCTAGCCAAGGCTATTGCAAATGAAGCTCAAGCAAGCTTCATAAATGTATCGATGTCGACTATCACGTCAAAGTGGTTTGGTGAAGACGAAAAGAATGTTAGAGCATTGTTCACATTAGCTGCTAAAGTATCGCCGACTATCATTTTTGTCGATGAGGTTGATAGCATGCTTGGGCAGCGAAACAGAGCTGGAGAGCATGAGGCGATGAGGAAGATTAAGAATGAGTTTATGACACACTGGGACGGTCTCCTGTCAAGATCAGATCAAAAGATTCTTGTTCTTGCTGCGACCAACCGTCCTTTCGATCTTGATGAGGCTATCATCAGAAGGTTTGAGCGCAG AATCATGGTAGGTCTGCCATCAGCGCAAAATCGGGAAATGATTATGAGGAACCTTCTGTCAAAGGAGAAAGTTGATGAAGGGCTAGACTTTAAGGAAATAGCAACCATGACTGAAGGGTACAGTGGCAGTGATCTCAAG AACCTGTGCACAACGGCAGCGTATCGCCCTGTGAGGGAACTGATCCAGAAGGAAAGGAAGAAGGAACTG gagaagaagaaacttgaaCAAGGAGGCACTCCATTAGATCCTTCAAAGATAAAAGAGAAGGAAAAGGAGATTGTTCTACGGCCATTAAACATGAAAGATTTGAAAGAAGCAAAGAACCAG GTGGCGGCAAGTTTTGCTGCTGAAGGTTCCATAATGGGTGAACTGAAGCAATGGAATGAGTTGTATGGCGAAGGAGGCTCGAGGAAGAAGGAGCAACTGACATACTTCCTCTGA